The genomic segment GGGGTCTACTCAGagtcctcctccagcttcttcttcaggctgcagacgcacacagaacaacagagGACCCACGTTAAcactcagacacgcacacacacactgggtttaGACCGGAGACGTTCAGAGATACAATTTGTCCTTCCCGATACGATTACGATTCCTCAACTggagtatcggccgataccgagtaCATACACAGATAAAGCATTTAGCACTGCAACTACTCATGATACTTATTCTTACTGAAGAGTTATGTTAAGATGACAGCAATGTATAGTCGATGCACTTACTGGCaacttctttattttattttctagaTATTTAAGAAGACATTTGTATACTTCTAGTTAAGTGTGAGCATCAATATTTTTTCCGACTTTGCAGCTCGAACGCACGTAGGTCGGAGATTATCATCATTTCCCATCGGTGCATAGGCTTGCGTTCTAGCCGATACTCGATACAGCATCGGAGGATTTTCCGATACTGGTATTGGTGTCGGAATCGGAACGACTCTAGTTCAGGACAGACGTGGATGAGCGTGGACCGGGCGGCGACCTTACCTCTTCAGGTAGGCGTGGGCGTTGTCGTAGCCGTGGAACTGGGCCAGGTACACCAGCACGCCGGTGGCACAGCGGCCCTCCCTCGCCCGGCAGAAGCTGCAGTTGCAGATCCCTCGGCAGGGCGGGCACTGCCACTCCTGAGCAGAGGGGGGCAGCGAGCGCTCCGTTAGCttaatttacattcagggcatttagcagacgctttgatccaCAGCAACTCACAGTAAGTACATTTGCCAGAAGAAGGAACAACAATGTATCgtagggctgcttgattatggggaaaaatcataatcacgattattttggtcaatattgaaatcacgattattcaaccgattattttttgagtttgaaaacatggtgtATTTATTCCTATGTCTCTCCGGATTTATTTCTTTGAAACTGAGAATTTAGAAATTTCGCctgtaaaaaatacacaaaatggtcaaaaaatGATCAAAATTTCAAAATTTGAttaaaatttgattaatcgcccgGCCCTAATGTATCGCTGTCTGTACATTAAGGATAAGGGTAGAAATAAGTGCCAAGCAACAACAATTgtaaggttaacccattcccggtacacaacaaagatagctcggataagatgctacacaatgctaagtactgtttttaagtgacaggacgtacaacatcCAGATACTACAGCAGAGGTTCCAGATGCTCGCGGCACCTTCATATGTTATGAACCCGGAACGTTTCCACTGGGACTCGACCAAATTGCCCGGGACACTGTCCTTCTCTTGAGACTCACCGAGTCCAGCAGCGCCGCTCGCACCTCCTCCCCGTAGCGGTTCCTCAAACAGGGGCCGCAGAActgccccctcacccccacacactctGGGTTACGACAGCAGGTCTTGGTGTCGGTCGTCTTCTGACGACACTGGTGGCATGTGGTTCCCTGGACGAGAAACGCAAACAAAGCATGAGAACCTCGAAATAATCGACTTTTCTTGCTTTTTTTTTAGGGttgcaaaaaaatgaaatcgTATTTTCTTTGCGTAAGTTGTTTGAGTCCCTTGATTTCATTCCTTAAGCAAATTTTGTCAATTCAATTTCGCATAGCTTTTCTTAACAACGCTGTATAAAACAAAGAccacatcgtgtgtgtgtgtgtgtgtgtgtgtgtgtgtgtgtgtgtgtgtgtgtgtgtgtgtgtgtgtgtgtgtgtgtgtgtgtgtgtgagcagggtgGAGACTCACGGTGGAGCTGTTGTAGACCTTCTCCTTCACGTTGGTGCAGATGCGGTTCAGCTCCGTCTCCGTGACGTCCTCCACCGGCCGCACCACGTGGGCGGTCGTCAGCGACCCCGAGTACAGCGACCGCCGCGCCGGGGCCTGGAACACGACGGGGGCATGTCGTTGGTTATCATGGTTACGAAAGGGTGCGCTCAGTCACGCGTGTGTCGGACACGTTGGCACACGGCTGGTTCTGTTTCACCCCCGTCTTCCCGCGATTATGTCTTTCATGCATGTCTCCCGTCGTTAATGCGTGTGTTTTCATGCCTGTGCTTGTTCTTAAGGTTTTGCTGGTGTCTTCAGTAAATTTCCAATCCCGCCTCAAGACCCATCTCTTCTCCACTGTCTTCTCttagccccacccccacctcctatCCACGCGTGTGTCCgtgctgtatgtgtgttgtttgtcttaccaccaccctcccctcaGTGTAAGGCGACTTTGAGACCTAGAAAATCGCGATATAAAtcccatttattattattattaattctaTTCATAACCGTTCCAGGTTccagccctctccccccccgccccctgcggCTGCTGTCCCTCCCCAGGCCGGCATTGTAAACAAGCCGTGGTTCTGAACGACTCGCCCGGTTGAATAAAACCAGAATGGCCGTGGTACGTACCGGCTCGTAGTAGCGGCTGCGGCGCACCAGACTGAGCTGGTCctgctcctcttcatcctcctcctcctcctcgttgtgGTTGTCAGGGGTGGGGGGCGAGGGCCCATCCCCCCGGGCCCTGGAGCGGGTCTGGGGCCGGGACGATCCCTGCTGTCTCCAGCGGACCCCCGGGGCTTTGTGCGCACGCCGGGGCTGAAATAGAGAAGAGAGGATGAGATTCAACAGACAAAAAAGCGCCCTAGTAGCAACTCAGCTACAAACTCTGATCTGATGTGCACCATAACATACATGTTTACGCCTCTCCATGCTGCTATTCTGGTCTTTCTATATTGCACTTTTAGTATTGCACCTCAATAACATACCTCAAAACACCATGAATATTCTACTCTTTATAATGTATATGCCCAATGTCGGTCTGTATatgatgtgtttatttgttgttgtctTTGTGTACTTTTATGTAATATGTTTGTGTGGTGAAAATATTACTCGCACATTTGGAGTAATTTCGATCCTGTGTAATTGCTTGTTGCATGGTCTGTTACGACAATAAAGTTCCCTTTGACTCTGATGTGAGTTGAATCATCAACAGGTGGTCACGGTGGTCTTCTGCTCTTACCGTTGACGGGAGGGACATGGCCATTCTCCGGGGAAACAGACCGGGCACTTTGTTTATCTCCGCCATTAGCTTGGCGAGCTGAAAAGAGAAGAGAACCGGCGGATCAAAACACAAGCTCTGGCTCCTCTAGTCATGCCTGAGCATCACCACGGATAAACGATTAGCAGGCAGGAGTCCTCGTACCATCTCCttgttctccttgatgttgatGGCCCGTTTGTCCAGGAagttctccccctcctcctcctcattcccaCCGGTCGGCGGCTCCGGGGCCGCTCTCTTGGGGGCGGTCTTCCGGGCCGGGAACACCATGGCAACCTTGAGGGGCGTGGCCTTGCGAGCCGCTCTCCGCGGTTCCGACCGGACCTTCTGGGAAACCGGAGAAGACACTCGCGTTAAAATACAGCTACAGTTTTCTTTTAAGATATATATGGTAaaaggactgcatttatacacgTTATTCTGCTCAAAGCGCTTTCGAACATTGTCTGACAGTCACCCATTCACGCACCGACGGCGGTGTtaaccatgcagggcgacagtgGAGCGGTaaagggttaggtgccttgctcagggacctTGACacgcagctaggaggagccggggtagaactagcaaccttccggttcccagccaacccgctctacctcctgagctgaaaaaacgaccaatataaaacgagGGGTGATGGGAACATACCATGGCTCCCATACTGGTGCTGATGGCGGTCTCGAAGGCGCTGCAAGCCTCCTCGGTGGGGGACTTGAACACCTTTGGGGGGGTCATCCTCTTCGCTGGTCTCAGGTTGGACCTCTGGAACATCAAGTTTAAAACGTTTACGCCTTGGTTCATGATTGTACTTTACGCTTTAACTGAAGCAGCTTGAGGGATGCTTTTACCGTGCTTGCGAAACCTCCATCGGATCCGAAGCTGTCACAACTATCATCGGAGGCGgaggcagaagaggaggagcaggacgacATGGAAACGCTCCGGAAGCTCCTCAGACTCATCCTGCTGGATGGGGGCTGGGCCGCAGACTTCTACGATAAAACACGGAATGAGAAACACGCATCATGAACATGTAATAACTAATAAATAGTGGGTTAAGGGCGTAACGGTGAGACGGGAGTACATTGAGAGAAGCATGTGGTAAAATCTAacgttgtgcacacacacggaaaTTAAATGCTCAAGTGGCGCCCATGGAAGTACTTTAATAAGAATGCTACTGTAACAATAACACGCTTCAAAGTGTAATTACAACCTTAtcaaatcattattattattattattattaaactatTCACAACCACATAAATTGTTTCACATGGAACAGGAGAGCGAATCAAGAACAATGCATTCGACAAATGACTTTGTTAAGTTGCTTTAAGTAGTTAAAAAATCAATACATCATTTCACATATAATTGTCCATGCATGATTCAACAACTAAGCTTTGTGAGCATTGAAAACGAACATTTTAAGTTTGGCTACCTAGCTTAATGTCTGAACGAATACCACTCGCATTGAAGTTATTCATTTTTAAACCCTGTTTAACGACCAAAATAGAAATTCGATGTAGATCAATTCAACAGTCAAATAAGCGAAATTAAGTATATTTAAAATGTTCTTACCATAGAACGAGTGGAAGGCATGTTGAGGCACAGCTTCTCAAAGTGAGCAGAAACAAGTGAAGAGCTGAACACTACAATGCAACTCCTGCAGACGTCTGTGTCCTGAAAGAGCAGAACATTTCCCGCGCCAGGACTGTCCTGGAAGCTGTCTAAAATAGGTTCAGGGATGCGAAATAAGATGAATTATTTAGAGATCATTACGACGTTGACTAAATGTACAGGCTTTATAGAACCAGTGTGACTAGATACGAAATATTTCTTGAAAATTAAAAGATATATTTCTCTGTGTTTATTATATGTTTTATACACACTCTCTTCCAGGTTCTCGGCAAATGGCGCGAAGTTTTCGCTTGAATATTAACATAGAGCGCGCGTAAACTTCTGCTGGCAACTTCCGCTTTCTTATCTTGGCCAGTATGATTCCCGTTTGTGTTATCATTCATATATTAAGCAATATCAAAGTGGTAACGCCGATAATAAATCACACATATCTGGAGACAGAGCGACTCAAGCACAACAACGTTCATATTTAGTTTTTTAATAATACAAACTTTTAAAAACTAAAAATATACATCATAAAGATATATGTGCTAAAAACGTTCATGGACCAGTCTTTAGGGAGCATTTCTTTTTTCCGGACCAGCTCATATTTAGGTCAATCATATATTAAAAACAACACTGTGCATTTCTTTATCCCAAACGCACAATGCCATCGGCTCTTCCTTGTGCGACAGTCCAGGTGCGACTCACAACCGTCGTCCTCACGACAAAGTCCGACCCCCgccacgcccacctcctccgcgcccgccgccgccgccgccgccgccgccgcctcctccccgcccgcctccccccctcttccccctccctctgaccTGCTTCTCCTCCGGCCTGGCTGTCCGTTTGGGCCGCCCCACCTtggtccaccccccctccccggccttcccctcctccctctccttcccaaACGCCTCCATCACCGACTGGATCCCCGGGATGGCCTTCTGCGCGCGGGCCTGCGTGTAGCTGTTGCTCCGCTGCCTTCCCGGTTTGGCCACGCCCCCGGCGCCGGCTTGGCCCTCGCCCCGCCACGCCCCGCCGGCGCTGCCCCGCCtctccccggccccgcccctccagcCGCCGTAGCCCGTCTGGCGGCGGTATTCGTGTACGGCGCCCGCGCTGAGGCGCCGCCGCGGGTCCCTCTCACGCTCCCAGGTGCTCTCCGACACTGTGCTGGAGGGGCTGCTGCCGCGGGACCCCAGGTGGAGCGAGCGGAGCCCGGGGGCCAGGCCCGCCGTCGGGGAGGGCCCCCGCGAGTCCCCCCCCGACCACGGGCAGCCGTCGCCGCGGCTCGGGCTGCGGCGCACGGCCGCCGCGTAGGTGGACGCCTCGTCGCCGTACGCCGTCAGGAAGCGGGGCAGGTTGCGGGCGTGGCCCGGCGTCTCCACTGCGACCTGGGGCTCCTGCGCCAGCTGGTTCCTCACCTGCTTGGAGCGCAGCTGCTGCATCCATCTTGGGTCCACgtctgaggggggaggggagaggggaggggagggaggagagggaggggaggggagagaggaggggagggaggagaggggagaggggagaggggagaggggagaggggagaggggagagaggagaggagaggggagaggagaggagagaggagggaggagaggagaggagagaggggagggaggagagaagagaggtgggggaggagagtagaggggagagggaggggagagggtggggagaggggagaggggagaggggagaggggagaggggagaggggagaggggaaaggggagaggagaagggagaggggagaggggagaggagggaggagagaagagaggggagaggggagggaggagtcgggggggaggagaggggagagaggagagggaggagaggggagaggggaggtaggagaggggtggggagggaggaatgaggagaggggagggaggagaggggagagaggagaggggagggaggaatgaggagaggggagaggggaaagggggaggggagagaggagaggggagggaggaatgaggagaggggagaggggaaagggggaggggagagaggagaggggagggaggaatgaggagaggggagaggggaaagggggaggggagagaggagaggggagggaggaatgaggagaggggagaggggaaagggggaggggaggggagagaggagaggggagggaggaatgaggagaggggagaggggaaagggggaggggaggggagagggtaaGTTGCCGTTAGGATACTCAGAACTTAGAAAGAGGGGCAGGGTACTGTAGTCGCCAGCTGAAGGGTTTTCGGTCTGAACCCCGGTGTCCACAGTCTGGGGACGCACCCTTCAGCAAGAGACCTACCCTCTACCTGCTGTAATGACCTGTGTCCATCTCAAATATAAGATGAACTCCCAGAATTCGTTTTGATAATTTTGCATCTGCAAAAATCACTGTTTATAGTATAATCGTAATAATAGATTGATAGTAAAGGGTAGGAGAACAGTAAAGTAAGGCGCAAACATTGGTTGTAAAACAAAGATTAGTTGTAGACTTACTATTACATGACCTGAACTAACCTTCTCATATTATCTTCTAATGACGATCGATAACATGAACCAGATCCTCACCAGAGTTGGAGCGGCTCCGGGGGTCTGCGGACCCCGTCCCGGGGTTCAGCGtccccaccaccagctccaccccctTGATCTCgtccgcggcggcggcgggcgtcaCCTGATGGGTGTAGCGCGTGGACCGGGGGGACTTCACGTCGTTCTGGGAAACAAACGTCAGACAGAGGTGACAGGGATGACACCTACTGGGTGTAGGTGTGCAGACCCTGGTAGACCCGTGGGccgcatgtggctcaggaggtagagcggggtgGCTGGTCTccccggttcgatccccggctcctcctagctcgagtgtcgaggtgtccctgagcaaggcgcctcaccctgactgcacccgacgagctggctgtcgccttgtgtgATTGACAcctccgtcggtgtgtgaatgtgtgaatgaatgggtgaatgtcggtgcaatattgtaaagcgctttgagtggccgctggttagaaaaggGCTGGATAAATGCAGCCCATTTAAAGAGCCACCTGAAGAGCACCCTTCTAGCGGCCAGACCGCTCCCCGATGTTCGAGAGACGATCCCTCACCTCATAGTTGATGACACAATCCACAGTCTGCTTCTGGTCCATTCCGAGGATCCACTTGTCCATCACAAACGGAGGCTGAAACAACAACGAACGCTTACTGATGCAGTCGTTCTCGTGTTTCAGCGTAACATTCGGCCCTCTC from the Gadus macrocephalus chromosome 20, ASM3116895v1 genome contains:
- the cdca7a gene encoding cell division cycle-associated protein 7a translates to MPSTRSMKSAAQPPSSRMSLRSFRSVSMSSCSSSSASASDDSCDSFGSDGGFASTRSNLRPAKRMTPPKVFKSPTEEACSAFETAISTSMGAMKVRSEPRRAARKATPLKVAMVFPARKTAPKRAAPEPPTGGNEEEEGENFLDKRAINIKENKEMLAKLMAEINKVPGLFPRRMAMSLPSTPRRAHKAPGVRWRQQGSSRPQTRSRARGDGPSPPTPDNHNEEEEEDEEEQDQLSLVRRSRYYEPAPARRSLYSGSLTTAHVVRPVEDVTETELNRICTNVKEKVYNSSTGTTCHQCRQKTTDTKTCCRNPECVGVRGQFCGPCLRNRYGEEVRAALLDSEWQCPPCRGICNCSFCRAREGRCATGVLVYLAQFHGYDNAHAYLKSLKKKLEEDSE
- the map3k20a gene encoding mitogen-activated protein kinase kinase kinase 20 isoform X2 gives rise to the protein MWERKLIEQSNTPLLPTLDIYTWTEEHVYFWMQQISGPGDGASGMQLYAELFKENHITGKRLLLLTETDMRELGVRSKGHIMHLKEEISKLINDYLGLLHFPPLFKDELEEKVEGRKTVYLELVFGYHFKAGTGNTDCKWKMYMELDGDDIAVTYIKDVSFNTNRPDVDVLKMTKPPFVMDKWILGMDQKQTVDCVINYENDVKSPRSTRYTHQVTPAAAADEIKGVELVVGTLNPGTGSADPRSRSNSDVDPRWMQQLRSKQVRNQLAQEPQVAVETPGHARNLPRFLTAYGDEASTYAAAVRRSPSRGDGCPWSGGDSRGPSPTAGLAPGLRSLHLGSRGSSPSSTVSESTWERERDPRRRLSAGAVHEYRRQTGYGGWRGGAGERRGSAGGAWRGEGQAGAGGVAKPGRQRSNSYTQARAQKAIPGIQSVMEAFGKEREEGKAGEGGWTKVGRPKRTARPEEKQVRGRGKRGGGGRGGGGGGGGGGGGRGGGGRGGGRTLS
- the map3k20a gene encoding mitogen-activated protein kinase kinase kinase 20 isoform X1 codes for the protein MVLIHEGRRERIFISDHGPIAVFCLGSHVTSCPVTSSAYTQTPRAPLRLFKCLQTSRSQDDPDVFLFKLLPTLDIYTWTEEHVYFWMQQISGPGDGASGMQLYAELFKENHITGKRLLLLTETDMRELGVRSKGHIMHLKEEISKLINDYLGLLHFPPLFKDELEEKVEGRKTVYLELVFGYHFKAGTGNTDCKWKMYMELDGDDIAVTYIKDVSFNTNRPDVDVLKMTKPPFVMDKWILGMDQKQTVDCVINYENDVKSPRSTRYTHQVTPAAAADEIKGVELVVGTLNPGTGSADPRSRSNSDVDPRWMQQLRSKQVRNQLAQEPQVAVETPGHARNLPRFLTAYGDEASTYAAAVRRSPSRGDGCPWSGGDSRGPSPTAGLAPGLRSLHLGSRGSSPSSTVSESTWERERDPRRRLSAGAVHEYRRQTGYGGWRGGAGERRGSAGGAWRGEGQAGAGGVAKPGRQRSNSYTQARAQKAIPGIQSVMEAFGKEREEGKAGEGGWTKVGRPKRTARPEEKQVRGRGKRGGGGRGGGGGGGGGGGGRGGGGRGGGRTLS